From the Carya illinoinensis cultivar Pawnee chromosome 4, C.illinoinensisPawnee_v1, whole genome shotgun sequence genome, one window contains:
- the LOC122307970 gene encoding E3 ubiquitin-protein ligase RMA1H1-like, with the protein MAPEQYFEEALSQNDSFGEDKPSLEKWKSVSDALAYAENNTSDGFDCNICLETVQDPVVTLCGHLYCWPCIYKWLHFQSECCEDQQQQQQQCPVCKAEISQTSLVPLYGKGQTTKRSKGKAPSLGIVIPRRPLGPPSGFDTPRSTGTYQAQQFSQENYSYQAQQYHPNSGHYNTISMLSPADAGVFGEMVYARVFKNTLTNVYTYPNSYHLSGSSSPRVRRRVMQASKSLNRICFFLFCFSILCLLSF; encoded by the coding sequence ATGGCTCCAGAGCAGTACTTTGAGGAGGCCTTGTCTCAAAATGACTCATTTGGAGAGGATAAGCCTTCCCTCGAGAAGTGGAAGTCTGTCTCTGATGCACTCGCATATGCTGAAAATAATACCTCGGATGGCTTTGATTGCAACATCTGTCTAGAGACTGTGCAAGATCCAGTGGTGACACTCTGTGGTCACCTGTACTGCTGGCCCTGCATTTACAAATGGCTTCATTTCCAGAGCGAATGTTGTGAAGACCAACAGCAGCAACAGCAACAATGCCCTGTATGCAAAGCTGAGATTTCCCAAACATCCCTAGTCCCACTCTATGGCAAGGGCCAAACTACAAAACGTTCTAAAGGCAAAGCCCCTAGTCTTGGGATAGTCATACCTCGAAGACCTCTTGGTCCTCCCAGTGGGTTTGACACACCAAGATCAACTGGCACATACCAAGCTCAGCAATTTTCCCAGGAAAATTATTCGTATCAAGCACAACAATACCACCCCAACTCAGGCCATTACAATACTATTTCGATGCTCAGCCCAGCCGATGCAGGTGTGTTTGGAGAAATGGTGTATGCAAGGGTGTTTAAAAACACCCTAACAAATGTATATACATATCCAAATTCATACCATCTTTCAGGGAGCAGCAGTCCAAGAGTCAGACGGCGTGTAATGCAGGCTTCTAAGTCGCTCAACAGAATCTGTTTTTTCCTCTTCTGTTTCTCCATCTTGTGTCTTCTTTCGTTCTGA
- the LOC122306322 gene encoding uncharacterized protein LOC122306322: MAESSVSSNTDDSSPFQLQNGDSPGSILVSNLLTGDNYNSWRRSMEMALKAKNKLGFVNGSIIQPHETDSTYSKWDRCNSMVLLWILNSVSCEIGEIVVYALTAKDMWDELNNQFSQGNEPRIFQLQKELSSLSQDQTSVSVYYRKFKCLWDELINYDQIPHCTCGAYKSCKCDATRLFLAYQQRQHVISFLMALNDDFTHVRGQILLLEPLPSITKVFSLIIQEEKQKEVSSMGRIGFEPNVAFMNKRIESSKPNSGKQFRKEKLLCTHCGMTNHTVDKCYKLHRYPPNFRSRGKVSSANQVLVQPESTPFDSNCMSFSQDEYQQLLALIRPQATDSSHHQAANIISEIPFSSV, encoded by the coding sequence ATGGCTGAATCCTCTGTTTCTTCCAACACAGATGATTCCAGTCCATTTCAACTTCAAAATGGAGATTCTCCTGGTTCGATTCTCGTCTCAAATCTCCTTACCGGCGACAACTACAATAGTTGGCGTCGTTCCATGGAAATGGCTTTAAAAGCTAAAAATAAGCTTGGTTTCGTTAATGGCTCCATCATCCAACCACACGAAACTGATTCAACCTATTCTAAGTGGGATCGTTGTAATAGCATGGTGTTATTGTGGATTCTCAACTCTGTTTCTTGTGAAATTGGAGAAATCGTCGTTTACGCACTCACTGCGAAGGATATGTGGGATGAACTCAATAATCAGTTCTCTCAAGGGAATGAACCGAGGATATTTCAACTCCAGAAGGAACTTTCATCTCTATCTCAAGATCAAACTTCAGTAAGTGTCTATTACCGAAAGTTTAAATGCCTTTGGGATGAGTTGATCAATTATGATCAAATACCTCATTGTACTTGTGGAGCTTATAAGAGTTGCAAGTGTGATGCTACTCGTTTGTTTCTTGCATATCAACAACGGCAGCATGTGATTAGTTTCCTTATGGCACTAAATGATGATTTTACACATGTTAGGGGTCAGATTTTGTTGCTAGAACCCCTACCATCCATTACCAAAGTGTTCTCTTTAATTATACAAGAAGAGAAACAAAAGGAGGTTAGTTCCATGGGGAGAATAGGATTTGAACCTAACGTGGCCTTCATGAATAAGAGGATTGAAAGTTCTAAACCTAATTCTGGAAAACAGTTTAGAAAGGAAAAACTGTTGTGTACTCATTGTGGAATGACGAACCATACAGTGGATAAGTGTTACAAATTGCATAGATATCCTCCGAATTTTAGGTCAAGAGGGAAGGTTTCTTCAGCCAATCAAGTACTGGTCCAACCTGAGAGTACACCTTTTGACTCTAATTGCATGTCTTTCTCTCAAGATGAATATCAGCAACTATTGGCATTAATTAGACCACAAGCAACTGATTCTTCTCATCATCAAGCCGCCAATATCATTTCTGAAATTCCTTTCTCATCTGTTTAA